From a single Deltaproteobacteria bacterium genomic region:
- a CDS encoding transposase has product MNKFIRKMSPGFFDYDQRLKKLSQTTQPLERLDERIDWELFRPSLEELVLKKAKAPGGRPRHDVVMMFKILVLQRYYNLSDEQAEF; this is encoded by the coding sequence GAATAAATTCATTAGAAAAATGTCCCCTGGTTTTTTTGATTACGATCAACGGTTGAAAAAACTGAGTCAAACTACGCAACCGTTGGAACGTTTGGATGAGCGAATTGATTGGGAGCTGTTTCGTCCTAGCTTGGAAGAGTTGGTTCTCAAGAAAGCTAAAGCCCCTGGTGGCCGCCCCCGCCACGATGTGGTGATGATGTTTAAGATATTGGTATTGCAACGCTACTACAATTTATCGGATGAGCAGGCTGAATTTCA